One genomic region from Dehalobacter restrictus DSM 9455 encodes:
- the cbiQ gene encoding cobalt ECF transporter T component CbiQ has protein sequence MIYIDKYAYLSKLKQTNPLQKLVLAVSVLGVCLWADSVAVSILTLLIMGWYTVCKGGTPVGIFIRLMLVPLSFLVIGVLTIAVNVSGDKDVFVFSVYAFGMYIGVSQSGILSAANLFFKALGAVSCLYYLSLSTPMVDLLAVLRKLKVPRLMVELMGLIYRFIFVFLEMADTMFTAQNSRLGYAGLSSGYRSLAALASSLFIRSYQRADELYIALEARGYDGELSVIHEQAETHWTEYIPIVLINLFLIAVALFSKQLTGGLL, from the coding sequence ATGATTTACATCGATAAATACGCTTATTTATCCAAGCTTAAACAAACAAATCCATTGCAAAAGCTAGTCTTAGCCGTTTCGGTTTTGGGGGTCTGTCTCTGGGCTGATTCCGTTGCGGTGTCAATCTTGACGCTCCTGATCATGGGGTGGTATACCGTTTGCAAAGGTGGTACCCCTGTTGGAATTTTTATTAGACTGATGCTTGTCCCGCTTTCCTTTTTAGTGATCGGCGTTTTAACCATTGCGGTCAATGTTTCAGGGGACAAAGATGTTTTTGTATTCTCTGTATATGCATTTGGCATGTATATCGGGGTGTCGCAGTCCGGTATTCTAAGTGCGGCAAATCTGTTTTTTAAAGCGCTTGGCGCGGTTTCCTGTCTGTATTATTTATCGCTGAGTACACCAATGGTAGACCTGTTGGCAGTTCTTCGGAAGCTTAAAGTTCCAAGACTGATGGTTGAATTGATGGGACTGATCTACCGGTTTATTTTTGTATTTTTGGAAATGGCAGACACCATGTTTACGGCACAGAATTCCCGCTTGGGCTATGCGGGGCTTTCTTCCGGATACCGTTCATTGGCGGCTCTGGCTTCGTCACTTTTTATCCGGTCTTATCAGAGGGCGGATGAACTGTATATTGCGCTTGAAGCCAGGGGATATGACGGTGAGCTCAGTGTGATCCATGAGCAGGCGGAGACTCATTGGACAGAATATATTCCGATTGTGCTGATTAACCTATTCCTGATTGCAGTTGCGCTGTTTTCCAAACAATTGACAGGAGGCTTGCTATAA
- the rlmH gene encoding 23S rRNA (pseudouridine(1915)-N(3))-methyltransferase RlmH, whose amino-acid sequence MQIKVLAVGKIKEKYLKEGLKEYAKRLGAYIRLEMIEVEDEPCPERASAADEARVKQKEAEKVLKLISPQDYVVLLDLLGKELSSPELAVLFDEKGLSGQSRITFVIGGSLGTADEIRKRADYRWSFSKLTFPHQMIRLILLEQIYRACKISKGEPYHK is encoded by the coding sequence CTGCAGATCAAAGTTCTAGCGGTAGGGAAAATCAAAGAAAAATATTTAAAAGAAGGGCTGAAGGAATACGCCAAGCGTCTTGGCGCGTACATCCGGCTTGAGATGATTGAAGTTGAGGACGAACCATGCCCCGAAAGGGCATCAGCTGCCGACGAAGCAAGAGTAAAACAGAAAGAAGCTGAAAAGGTTCTTAAATTAATTTCACCTCAGGATTATGTGGTTTTGCTGGATCTTCTGGGAAAGGAACTTTCTTCACCCGAACTTGCCGTTTTGTTTGATGAAAAAGGGCTTTCAGGCCAGAGCCGGATCACTTTTGTGATTGGCGGATCTCTTGGTACGGCAGATGAAATCCGAAAACGCGCCGATTACCGGTGGTCGTTCTCGAAGCTTACCTTTCCGCACCAGATGATCAGGCTTATCCTGCTGGAGCAGATTTACCGGGCGTGCAAGATCAGCAAAGGGGAACCCTACCACAAATAG
- a CDS encoding energy-coupling factor ABC transporter permease, whose amino-acid sequence MINKKIWIMGLVLMFMFLPQQTYAMHIMEGFLPAGWCITWGALAIPFVLAGFFSIRRTVGEHPKTLMLLAMAGAFAFVLSSLKIPSVTGSSSHPTGVGFGAILFGPTAMAVIGLIILLFQAVLLAHGGLTTLGANTFSMGIVGPLVAFATYKIVKKANGPQWLAVFLAAALGDLLTYVTTSVQLALAFPAGTGGAMASLTKFLGIFALTQVPLAISEGILTVLIFKAISSYAGDELKDLKILSKGV is encoded by the coding sequence ATGATAAATAAAAAGATTTGGATAATGGGTCTCGTACTTATGTTTATGTTCTTGCCCCAGCAGACATATGCCATGCATATCATGGAGGGCTTCCTTCCTGCGGGTTGGTGTATTACCTGGGGTGCTTTGGCAATACCTTTTGTTCTGGCAGGTTTTTTTTCTATCAGAAGAACTGTTGGAGAGCATCCCAAAACATTAATGCTTTTGGCGATGGCAGGCGCCTTTGCTTTTGTTTTGTCTTCCCTGAAGATTCCTTCCGTTACAGGAAGCAGTTCGCATCCTACGGGGGTTGGCTTTGGCGCTATCTTGTTCGGACCAACCGCAATGGCCGTAATTGGCCTGATCATACTGCTGTTTCAGGCTGTTTTACTGGCTCATGGCGGATTGACAACATTGGGAGCAAATACTTTTTCGATGGGCATTGTGGGGCCGCTGGTGGCTTTTGCTACATACAAAATTGTGAAGAAAGCAAATGGACCGCAGTGGCTTGCCGTGTTTCTCGCTGCCGCACTTGGGGATTTATTAACTTACGTCACGACATCGGTGCAGCTTGCACTGGCGTTTCCTGCTGGAACAGGCGGCGCTATGGCATCACTTACCAAGTTTTTAGGTATTTTTGCCTTAACGCAAGTACCATTGGCGATCAGTGAAGGTATTTTGACAGTGCTAATATTTAAGGCGATTTCATCCTATGCCGGGGATGAGCTTAAAGACTTAAAAATACTTTCAAAGGGGGTCTGA
- a CDS encoding 2-hydroxyacyl-CoA dehydratase: MTKQMHIGLDVGSTTVKIAILDEKDNLVFSSYQRHFSDVQHTVSNLLQKIYSQFRNEKVTMNVTGSSGMSTSEQVGIPFIQEVIACQKAVERFISDTDVAIELGGEDAKITYFGESPELRMNGTCAGGTGAFIDQMAILLKTDAAGLNELASHHREIYPIASRCGVFAKTDIQPLLNEGAAKEDIAASIFQAVVNQTIAGLACGKPIRGNVAFLGGPLSFLPELRQRFIETLKLKPENIIAPDNAQFFVAIGAALASKQSEVCDLHVIYENIPNLHNSDSATTLLQPLFASEEEYEAFSQRHRGNSVAKKLLAEASGTCFLGIDAGSTTTKLALIDGDGNLLYSHYGSNGGSPLKSTVSALQKLYQALPSGATIGGSVVTGYGEALLKAALKVDHGEIETVAHLKGAEYFLPGVDFILDIGGQDMKCMQIRDGVIHNIMLNEACSSGCGSFIETLAQSLSLSLSEFVQRGLFSKTPVDLGTRCTVFMNSKIKQVQKEGADIGSIAAGISYSVVKNALYKVIRLHNSSEVGKKIVVQGGTFNNDAVLRSFERVTGRQVIRPDIAGIMGAFGAALIARDHYQAGEQTTLLGENELEDFHTETRTRHCGLCGNNCLLTVNQFSDGREFLTGNRCERGAGLESTSEDIPNLFAYKYERLFAYKPLKKEEAARGEIGIPRVLNMYEHYPFWYTLLTELGFRVILSGRSSKKIFELGMETVASESLCYPAKLANGHIKDLLNKGVKRIFYPCLPRDEKELAGANNNYNCPIVTSYPESLHANVDEIRNKEVAFIFPFLPIDDMARLKVRIYEEFKAIGITRQEAASAVDKAFAERDAVRQDLRNKAEEVLDYLQKNNLKGIVLAGRPYHTDPEINHGIPEMITGLGIAVLTEDSVAHLGQVERPLRVLDQWVYHSRLYAAASFVASRDDLELVQLNSFGCGLDAVTTDQVQEILHQYRKTYTLVKIDEINNLGAIRIRIRSLLAAMKERDKKEIHAHKLFETPKRVMFTEEMKHEYTILSPQMAPIHFELIEEATRLEGYKIEILPDVEMDVVEQGLLHVHNDACYPSILVVGQIMAALKSGRYDLNKTAVIMSQTGGGCRASNYIGFIRKALKDAGMEQIPVISLNAGGLESNPGFKLSMKMIKRCVMATVYGDLLMRVTNAIRPYEKNKGETNDLLAKWLKDLKPTLAAMNLREYHRNIRRIIKDFDHIEISNVKKPKVGVVGEILVKFHPFANNFIVDVLEKEGAEAVLPDLMDFFMYCAYGTIFRRKELAGSLKSELISRYIIWRLENYRRVMKRTLAKSNRFHPPKSIYELADMAGKIMHLGHQTGEGWFLTAEMLELIESGATNVTCLQPFACLPNHITGKGMVRELKRRYPLANIVPIDYDPGASQVNQINRIKLMLSVAFKNMEKAAAVNNANTNNRNKMNNNAGQMQSAPGEGAAALHNTEEGTEQSYSEQKII, translated from the coding sequence ATGACGAAACAAATGCATATCGGACTGGATGTCGGTTCGACCACCGTTAAAATTGCAATACTTGATGAAAAAGATAACTTGGTTTTCAGCAGTTACCAAAGGCATTTTTCAGATGTCCAGCATACAGTCAGCAACCTTCTGCAAAAGATTTACAGTCAGTTCCGCAATGAAAAAGTCACCATGAACGTGACAGGTTCAAGCGGTATGTCCACTTCCGAACAGGTTGGGATTCCTTTTATTCAAGAGGTCATTGCCTGCCAAAAAGCTGTTGAACGATTTATTTCGGATACGGATGTCGCGATAGAACTGGGCGGCGAAGATGCCAAGATCACATATTTTGGGGAATCGCCCGAACTCAGGATGAACGGTACCTGCGCCGGCGGGACAGGTGCGTTTATTGATCAAATGGCTATCTTGCTGAAAACCGACGCTGCGGGTCTCAATGAACTGGCTTCGCATCATCGGGAGATTTATCCGATTGCTTCGCGCTGCGGGGTTTTTGCTAAAACAGATATTCAACCGCTTTTAAACGAAGGTGCGGCCAAGGAAGATATTGCCGCCTCAATTTTTCAGGCTGTCGTGAATCAGACCATTGCGGGTTTAGCCTGCGGCAAACCAATCCGGGGCAATGTGGCATTTCTGGGCGGACCGCTTTCTTTCCTGCCTGAACTGCGCCAGCGCTTTATTGAAACCTTGAAGCTTAAACCGGAAAATATTATCGCGCCAGATAATGCTCAGTTTTTTGTGGCGATTGGGGCAGCCTTGGCTTCGAAACAGAGCGAAGTCTGTGATCTTCACGTGATCTATGAGAACATCCCGAATCTGCATAATTCGGATTCAGCCACTACCCTGCTCCAGCCTTTGTTTGCCAGTGAAGAAGAGTATGAAGCCTTCAGTCAGAGGCACCGGGGAAATTCCGTCGCGAAGAAACTGCTGGCTGAAGCCAGTGGAACCTGCTTTTTGGGCATCGATGCCGGATCGACCACGACGAAACTTGCCCTGATCGATGGAGATGGCAATTTGCTTTATTCCCATTATGGAAGCAACGGAGGAAGTCCGTTAAAATCTACGGTTTCTGCTCTGCAAAAGCTTTATCAGGCTTTGCCGTCTGGAGCCACGATTGGCGGTTCCGTCGTGACCGGTTATGGAGAAGCCCTGCTAAAGGCTGCCCTCAAAGTTGATCACGGAGAAATAGAAACGGTTGCCCACCTTAAGGGCGCCGAATATTTTCTGCCCGGTGTTGACTTTATCCTCGATATCGGTGGCCAGGACATGAAATGCATGCAGATCCGCGACGGCGTTATTCACAATATCATGCTGAATGAAGCATGTTCTTCGGGCTGTGGGTCGTTTATCGAGACGCTGGCCCAGTCCCTAAGTTTATCTCTCTCGGAATTTGTGCAAAGAGGTTTATTTTCCAAGACCCCGGTCGATTTGGGTACCCGTTGCACCGTATTTATGAATTCCAAAATCAAACAGGTCCAAAAAGAAGGCGCGGATATCGGCAGCATCGCGGCCGGGATCTCGTATTCAGTCGTCAAAAATGCGTTGTACAAAGTCATCCGCTTGCACAATTCTTCCGAAGTTGGCAAGAAAATCGTTGTTCAGGGCGGAACGTTTAATAACGATGCTGTTTTAAGAAGTTTTGAACGTGTCACCGGCCGCCAGGTCATTCGTCCGGACATTGCCGGTATCATGGGCGCGTTCGGAGCAGCTCTTATCGCCCGCGACCATTATCAGGCCGGAGAACAGACTACCCTGCTTGGTGAAAATGAACTGGAGGATTTCCATACCGAGACCCGTACGCGCCACTGTGGCTTATGCGGCAATAATTGCCTGCTGACGGTCAACCAATTCTCGGACGGCAGGGAGTTTCTGACAGGAAACCGCTGCGAACGCGGAGCCGGACTGGAAAGCACCTCTGAGGATATTCCGAACCTTTTTGCCTATAAATATGAGCGTCTTTTTGCCTATAAACCACTGAAGAAGGAAGAAGCAGCCCGTGGCGAGATCGGGATTCCACGGGTCCTGAATATGTATGAGCATTATCCGTTCTGGTATACGCTGCTAACGGAGCTCGGTTTTAGAGTTATTTTGTCCGGCCGCTCCTCGAAAAAGATATTTGAGCTCGGCATGGAGACCGTAGCTTCCGAGTCGCTGTGCTATCCGGCCAAACTGGCCAACGGGCATATTAAGGACCTTCTGAACAAAGGGGTCAAGCGGATTTTTTATCCGTGCCTTCCGAGGGATGAAAAAGAGCTGGCTGGTGCCAATAATAATTACAACTGCCCGATTGTCACTTCTTATCCGGAATCCCTTCATGCCAATGTGGATGAAATAAGGAACAAAGAAGTTGCGTTTATTTTCCCGTTCCTGCCGATTGATGATATGGCACGTTTAAAAGTTCGGATCTATGAAGAATTTAAAGCGATAGGTATAACACGACAAGAGGCAGCAAGTGCTGTAGATAAGGCTTTTGCCGAAAGAGATGCTGTTCGCCAGGACCTCAGAAACAAAGCGGAAGAAGTATTGGACTATTTGCAAAAGAACAACCTGAAAGGCATCGTACTTGCCGGTCGGCCGTATCATACCGATCCGGAGATTAACCACGGGATTCCAGAGATGATTACCGGTCTGGGGATCGCTGTGCTGACTGAAGATTCTGTCGCTCATCTTGGTCAGGTGGAAAGGCCTCTGCGCGTCCTCGACCAATGGGTTTACCACTCCAGGCTGTATGCGGCAGCAAGTTTTGTGGCAAGCAGGGATGACTTGGAACTTGTCCAATTGAATTCGTTCGGATGCGGACTGGATGCCGTCACCACGGATCAGGTTCAGGAGATACTGCACCAGTACAGAAAGACCTATACCCTGGTCAAAATTGATGAGATCAATAATCTGGGCGCTATTCGTATCCGGATACGGTCATTGCTCGCTGCAATGAAGGAAAGAGACAAAAAAGAAATTCATGCGCATAAGCTTTTTGAGACACCCAAAAGAGTCATGTTTACAGAAGAAATGAAGCATGAGTATACGATTCTTTCTCCGCAGATGGCACCGATCCATTTTGAACTGATTGAAGAAGCCACCCGTTTGGAAGGCTATAAGATAGAGATTCTGCCTGATGTCGAGATGGATGTCGTCGAACAGGGACTTCTGCATGTGCATAACGATGCCTGCTATCCGTCAATCTTAGTTGTCGGTCAAATTATGGCGGCGCTGAAATCAGGCCGTTACGACCTAAACAAGACGGCAGTTATCATGTCGCAAACAGGCGGCGGCTGCCGGGCCAGTAATTATATTGGCTTTATCCGTAAAGCCTTAAAAGATGCCGGCATGGAACAGATTCCGGTTATTTCCCTTAATGCCGGCGGTCTGGAGTCCAATCCCGGGTTCAAACTTTCCATGAAGATGATCAAGCGTTGCGTGATGGCTACGGTTTATGGCGATCTGCTGATGCGCGTAACCAATGCCATACGACCCTATGAGAAAAATAAAGGAGAAACGAATGATCTCCTGGCCAAATGGCTGAAGGACCTGAAGCCGACCCTGGCTGCGATGAACCTGCGGGAATATCACCGGAATATCCGCCGGATTATCAAGGACTTTGATCATATTGAAATCTCCAATGTCAAAAAACCAAAGGTTGGAGTGGTTGGCGAGATCCTCGTCAAATTTCATCCATTTGCCAATAACTTTATTGTCGATGTCCTGGAAAAGGAAGGCGCCGAAGCCGTTCTGCCGGACCTGATGGATTTCTTTATGTACTGTGCGTATGGAACGATATTCAGAAGAAAAGAACTCGCTGGCTCACTGAAAAGCGAGCTTATCAGCCGCTATATTATCTGGCGGTTGGAAAACTACCGCCGGGTAATGAAACGCACTCTGGCGAAGAGCAACCGTTTCCATCCTCCCAAATCGATTTATGAGTTGGCCGATATGGCCGGCAAAATCATGCATCTCGGACATCAGACCGGCGAAGGCTGGTTCCTGACCGCGGAAATGCTGGAACTGATAGAAAGCGGAGCAACAAACGTCACCTGTCTGCAGCCGTTTGCCTGCCTGCCAAATCATATCACGGGTAAAGGGATGGTCCGCGAACTTAAACGGCGCTACCCGCTGGCGAATATTGTGCCAATCGATTACGATCCGGGTGCCAGCCAGGTGAATCAGATCAACAGAATTAAACTGATGCTTTCAGTCGCTTTCAAAAATATGGAAAAGGCGGCAGCAGTCAATAATGCCAATACAAACAATAGAAATAAAATGAATAACAACGCCGGGCAAATGCAATCTGCACCCGGCGAGGGAGCGGCAGCTTTGCATAACACTGAAGAAGGTACAGAGCAGTCGTATTCCGAACAGAAGATTATATAA
- a CDS encoding energy-coupling factor ABC transporter substrate-binding protein encodes MSVETMKPKNKNRVIITNIILITIVIALAVVPLIVQKNAEFAGADSQAEQAITELNGNYQPWFSPIWEPPSGEIESLLFALQAAVGAGVLGYGLGYLRGRKKKEEPVNNDLHR; translated from the coding sequence ATGTCTGTAGAAACGATGAAACCGAAGAATAAAAATCGGGTTATCATCACAAATATTATTTTAATTACGATTGTCATAGCGCTTGCTGTTGTACCCCTCATTGTGCAAAAAAATGCGGAATTTGCTGGAGCTGACAGCCAAGCTGAACAAGCTATAACAGAACTTAACGGGAATTACCAGCCCTGGTTCTCACCGATTTGGGAGCCGCCCAGCGGAGAAATTGAAAGCTTGTTGTTTGCGCTTCAGGCAGCTGTCGGAGCAGGTGTTTTGGGCTACGGGTTAGGTTATCTGCGGGGTCGTAAGAAAAAGGAAGAACCGGTAAACAATGATTTACATCGATAA
- a CDS encoding IS1634 family transposase, whose translation MKLTLSKSKNATSLYVTKSIYVNGVHTSKMVEKLGTLAELEKKLNGEDPIEWAKKYIADLNQKEKEEQRDVLVKYSPSKIIARDEQRFFNGGYLFLQKIYHELGLHRICKELSTKYKFSFDLNSILSRLLYARIIFPASKLATLELSKKFIEQPNFELQHIYRALEIIAKEIDFIQSSLYNNSLKISKRNTGVLYYDCTNYFFEIEEEEGLKQYGASKEHRPNPIVQMGLFMDGDGIPIAIDLFNGNTNEQLTLRPLEKKILADFKLSKFIVCTDAGLASQKNREFNNEGERAFITTQSIKKLKKHLMEWALDSTGWKLFGERKSYDITELDENTDKDKVFYKERWIKENDLEQKLIVTFSLKYRNYQRKIRDSQIERARKTMASNPGKLKKCNANDYKRFIEKRYCTDDGEVADNELYSINTDLVAKEELFDGFYAVCTNLEDEAAAIIKVNQRRWEIEECFRIMKSEFKARPAYLSRDDRIKAHFTTCFMSLILYRFLEKKLEEKYTCSEIIQGLKDMNFFEVKGEGYIPTYTRTDFTDALHNIFGFRTDYQIVSTSQMKKILKSTKS comes from the coding sequence ATGAAACTTACGCTATCTAAATCTAAAAATGCCACATCGCTTTATGTTACGAAATCAATTTACGTGAATGGTGTACATACTTCAAAAATGGTCGAAAAACTGGGAACACTTGCTGAACTGGAAAAGAAACTAAACGGTGAAGATCCTATCGAATGGGCAAAAAAGTATATTGCAGATCTGAACCAAAAAGAAAAAGAGGAACAGCGGGATGTCTTAGTCAAATATTCTCCTTCCAAAATCATTGCTAGAGATGAACAGCGTTTCTTTAACGGCGGCTACCTTTTCCTTCAGAAAATATATCACGAGCTCGGGTTACATCGGATCTGCAAAGAACTCTCCACCAAATATAAATTTTCTTTTGATCTTAATTCAATTTTGTCCAGGCTGCTTTATGCCAGGATTATTTTCCCTGCCTCTAAGCTGGCAACCCTTGAGCTGTCCAAAAAATTTATTGAACAGCCCAATTTCGAGCTTCAACACATCTACAGGGCGCTTGAAATCATTGCTAAAGAAATTGATTTTATCCAGTCTTCCCTTTACAATAACAGTCTGAAAATTTCCAAACGCAATACCGGTGTGCTTTATTATGACTGTACGAATTATTTCTTTGAAATTGAGGAGGAAGAAGGCCTTAAGCAGTATGGGGCATCAAAAGAACACCGCCCAAATCCCATTGTCCAGATGGGGCTGTTTATGGACGGTGACGGTATTCCCATCGCTATTGATCTTTTTAATGGCAATACTAATGAGCAGCTGACGCTAAGACCTTTGGAGAAAAAAATCCTGGCTGATTTTAAACTTTCCAAGTTTATCGTCTGTACGGATGCCGGTCTCGCTTCTCAAAAGAACCGGGAATTCAATAACGAAGGCGAACGGGCTTTCATTACCACCCAATCAATAAAAAAACTGAAGAAACACCTCATGGAATGGGCACTGGATTCTACCGGTTGGAAACTTTTCGGTGAACGTAAAAGCTATGATATTACAGAACTTGATGAGAATACGGATAAAGATAAAGTTTTTTATAAAGAGCGCTGGATCAAAGAAAACGATCTGGAGCAGAAGCTTATTGTGACCTTTTCTTTGAAATACCGAAATTATCAGCGAAAAATCCGTGATTCCCAAATAGAACGTGCCCGAAAAACAATGGCTTCAAACCCGGGGAAGTTAAAGAAATGCAATGCTAATGATTATAAAAGATTTATTGAAAAAAGATACTGTACGGATGACGGTGAGGTAGCAGATAATGAATTGTACAGTATTAACACTGACCTGGTTGCCAAAGAAGAGCTGTTTGACGGTTTCTATGCCGTCTGTACTAACCTTGAAGACGAAGCAGCGGCAATCATCAAAGTGAACCAAAGGCGTTGGGAGATTGAAGAGTGTTTCCGAATTATGAAAAGCGAATTCAAAGCCCGACCAGCATACTTAAGCCGTGATGATCGAATAAAAGCACATTTCACCACGTGTTTTATGTCTTTGATCCTCTACCGTTTTCTTGAAAAGAAGCTTGAAGAAAAATATACCTGTAGCGAGATTATTCAAGGATTAAAGGATATGAATTTCTTTGAAGTTAAAGGTGAAGGTTATATTCCGACCTATACCAGAACCGATTTTACAGATGCTTTACACAATATCTTTGGTTTCCGTACCGACTATCAGATCGTCAGTACCAGTCAGATGAAAAAAATTCTCAAAAGTACAAAGTCATAA
- a CDS encoding alpha/beta-type small acid-soluble spore protein: MSKTNESKKKLLQNLKMEAAAEIGHLDFVRENNDHYKGDVTARQNGLEGGPIGGQMVKKMIAYAKQQMK; this comes from the coding sequence ATGAGCAAAACAAATGAAAGCAAAAAAAAGCTGCTGCAGAATCTAAAAATGGAGGCTGCGGCTGAAATCGGCCATCTTGATTTTGTAAGGGAAAATAACGATCACTATAAAGGCGATGTTACTGCCAGACAGAATGGTCTGGAAGGAGGCCCGATCGGCGGCCAGATGGTCAAAAAAATGATCGCCTATGCCAAACAGCAGATGAAATAG
- the cbiD gene encoding cobalt-precorrin-5B (C(1))-methyltransferase CbiD, translating to MNHDIHHLNDEQNSPQNNPQNNQSGELFVIKQNKRLRCGFTTGSCAAAAAKAGAVMLLSGDLCTEIAIATPKGIPVAMQVLEVRRDRDQVTCAVKKDSGDDPDVTNGILIFATVARANHNNIQVDGGQGVGRITKPGLACPIGEPAINPVPRSMIMAEVAKVCAEYGYEGGLEITISVPEGEAIARKTFNPRLGIVGGISILGTIGIVEPMSEKALIDTIRLEMNQQKEKGCRDLLVCPGNYGETFVRSTLGLESSLIHCSNYIGEMLDFTVELGFDGLLLIGHAGKLVKLAAGIMNTHSRYADCRMEVIAVHAALHGAGKETVKEIMASLTAPQAVTVLDRHGLRSQVFESIMLKIDEYVNYRLQNKVKAGVILYSNEQGILGKTPQADEIVNKIKRMKPS from the coding sequence ATGAATCATGACATCCACCATCTAAACGATGAACAAAACAGTCCACAAAACAATCCACAAAACAATCAATCCGGTGAACTCTTTGTCATCAAACAGAATAAGAGGCTGAGATGCGGCTTTACTACGGGATCCTGTGCGGCTGCTGCTGCCAAGGCTGGGGCGGTAATGCTGCTCTCAGGAGACCTGTGTACAGAAATAGCCATTGCGACACCGAAGGGAATACCGGTTGCGATGCAGGTGCTGGAAGTTCGGAGAGACAGGGACCAGGTGACGTGTGCTGTAAAAAAGGACAGCGGCGATGACCCAGATGTGACCAACGGCATCCTTATTTTTGCGACGGTCGCCAGAGCGAACCATAATAATATTCAGGTCGATGGCGGCCAGGGCGTCGGCAGAATCACTAAGCCCGGGCTTGCCTGTCCTATAGGAGAACCGGCCATCAATCCTGTTCCCAGAAGCATGATTATGGCGGAGGTGGCGAAAGTCTGTGCCGAGTACGGTTATGAGGGAGGCCTGGAAATTACGATATCAGTTCCGGAAGGGGAGGCCATTGCCAGAAAAACCTTTAACCCGCGGCTGGGCATTGTTGGCGGAATCTCTATTCTGGGAACAATAGGGATTGTCGAGCCGATGAGCGAAAAGGCCCTGATCGATACGATTCGACTGGAGATGAATCAGCAGAAAGAAAAGGGCTGCAGAGATCTGCTGGTCTGCCCTGGAAATTACGGTGAAACTTTTGTCCGCAGTACGCTGGGGCTGGAGAGTTCTCTGATCCACTGCAGCAATTATATCGGTGAAATGCTGGATTTTACTGTGGAATTAGGCTTTGACGGCCTGCTGCTGATCGGACATGCCGGAAAATTGGTCAAGCTGGCAGCGGGCATTATGAATACCCACTCCCGCTATGCGGACTGCCGCATGGAAGTTATCGCCGTACATGCTGCCTTACACGGCGCAGGGAAGGAGACAGTCAAAGAAATTATGGCTAGCCTGACAGCGCCGCAGGCCGTTACGGTATTAGACCGGCACGGGCTTAGAAGCCAGGTATTTGAGTCCATCATGTTAAAAATTGATGAATATGTGAATTACCGCCTGCAGAATAA
- a CDS encoding ATP-binding cassette domain-containing protein, producing the protein MAENGLIENVEAKNILEVRNLHYIYSDGTQALKALSLGIKQGKTTAVLGSNGAGKSTLLLSFNGINKPSGGEVLFKGLPLDYSVKGLKQLRKSVGIVFQDPDKQLFSASVYQDISFGAMNLKLPEEEVRRRVDLAMKRTGISHLKDKPTHSLSFGQKKRAAIAGVLVMEPEVLILDEPTAGLDPLGVSELMKLLRKLQIELNLSVVISTHDIDIVPLYCDYAYVVDDGRLVMEGTPQEVFSHPEEIRRINLRLPRIGHLMEILHDKDGFEFAQPANTISEARKALINWKDTN; encoded by the coding sequence ATGGCCGAAAATGGCTTGATTGAAAATGTGGAGGCTAAAAATATCTTGGAAGTCAGAAATCTCCACTACATCTACAGTGATGGAACCCAGGCCTTAAAGGCCCTGTCACTCGGGATTAAACAGGGGAAAACGACGGCAGTCCTCGGAAGCAACGGTGCTGGAAAATCAACGTTGCTGCTTTCCTTTAACGGCATCAATAAGCCTTCAGGCGGCGAAGTTCTATTCAAGGGCCTGCCGCTGGATTATTCAGTAAAAGGTCTCAAACAGCTTCGAAAATCTGTTGGCATTGTTTTTCAGGATCCGGACAAGCAGTTGTTTTCAGCCAGTGTCTATCAGGATATCTCCTTCGGCGCGATGAATCTAAAGCTGCCTGAGGAGGAAGTCCGCAGAAGGGTGGATCTAGCCATGAAGAGAACCGGGATATCCCACCTGAAAGACAAGCCCACACACAGCCTCAGTTTTGGCCAGAAAAAACGTGCAGCCATTGCCGGCGTTCTGGTGATGGAGCCGGAAGTGCTTATTCTGGATGAACCGACCGCAGGGCTTGACCCACTCGGAGTCAGTGAGCTAATGAAGCTGCTCAGAAAACTGCAAATTGAGCTGAATTTGTCCGTCGTGATCTCAACGCACGACATCGATATCGTACCACTTTACTGTGATTATGCGTATGTCGTCGATGACGGCAGGCTTGTAATGGAAGGTACGCCTCAGGAAGTGTTTTCGCATCCGGAGGAAATCAGAAGGATTAATCTCAGACTCCCAAGAATTGGGCATCTTATGGAGATTTTGCATGATAAAGACGGCTTTGAATTTGCCCAGCCTGCCAATACCATATCTGAGGCCAGAAAAGCTTTAATTAACTGGAAAGATACAAACTGA